A single genomic interval of Candidatus Poribacteria bacterium harbors:
- a CDS encoding metallophosphoesterase has product MKRFYQRPNFTRYIILLCCVIQAIQLTSAGCSHTKPYYHPEIPDIERRESETEGVLRYRLLLLGDGGAPRPDEPVLKTLGEWAQKDAAKTSIVFLGDNMYPEGMTARKKHEAATRLTPQLTVVKDAGAHGLFIPGNHDWASGRSEGYSALLAQEKFINDALGGEQNFLPSGGSPGPVVLELPKVNPVVRLIVLDTQWWLHEHEKPEKSPETVIEELIALLDTELPVIVLGHHPLQSYGPHGGYFDWKAHLFPTRALGEWLWIPIPIIGSVHPYARKYFYKFDQDIGSAPYNNLIAQLNRVFSTRKPPPEGTALLIYAAGHEHSLQVLKGDTVDYLLVSGAAASRKVTAVLSGENTLFAHQHTGFMAVDFFTDGKILLRVVEPEGRGVLLHRWLTF; this is encoded by the coding sequence ATGAAACGATTTTATCAACGCCCTAATTTCACCCGTTATATTATTCTGCTCTGTTGCGTTATTCAGGCGATACAGTTAACAAGTGCGGGGTGCAGTCATACCAAGCCGTATTACCATCCAGAGATACCTGATATCGAAAGACGTGAAAGTGAAACAGAAGGCGTACTGCGTTATCGTCTTTTGTTACTCGGCGATGGTGGCGCACCGAGACCGGATGAACCGGTCTTGAAAACCCTCGGTGAATGGGCACAAAAGGACGCTGCGAAAACGAGTATCGTCTTTTTAGGGGACAATATGTACCCAGAGGGGATGACAGCCCGGAAAAAACATGAAGCAGCAACGCGTCTAACACCCCAACTAACAGTTGTTAAAGATGCGGGTGCCCACGGACTCTTTATCCCCGGAAACCACGATTGGGCAAGTGGAAGATCGGAAGGGTATAGTGCGCTTCTGGCACAAGAGAAGTTTATCAATGATGCACTTGGTGGTGAACAGAATTTCCTGCCATCTGGCGGTTCACCCGGTCCAGTTGTTCTTGAGCTGCCGAAAGTTAACCCCGTCGTCCGGCTTATTGTACTGGATACACAATGGTGGCTCCATGAACATGAAAAACCAGAAAAATCACCTGAAACGGTTATAGAAGAACTTATAGCACTGTTAGATACAGAATTGCCGGTTATCGTTCTGGGGCACCACCCGTTGCAAAGTTACGGTCCACACGGCGGCTATTTTGACTGGAAGGCACATCTTTTTCCTACCAGAGCTTTAGGAGAATGGCTCTGGATTCCAATACCGATAATTGGCTCAGTGCATCCGTATGCAAGGAAATACTTTTACAAATTTGATCAAGATATAGGCAGTGCCCCATACAACAATTTGATAGCACAACTCAACCGAGTATTTTCCACGCGCAAACCGCCGCCTGAAGGCACAGCCCTTTTAATTTATGCCGCCGGACATGAACATTCTTTACAGGTCTTAAAAGGTGATACTGTCGATTATCTCCTCGTCAGCGGGGCCGCCGCGAGTCGAAAGGTAACAGCAGTGTTGTCTGGGGAAAATACCTTGTTCGCGCATCAGCATACAGGTTTCATGGCGGTGGATTTTTTCACCGATGGGAAGATCTTGTTGCGCGTGGTTGAACCTGAAGGAAGGGGTGTTCTCCTTCACCGATGGTTGACTTTTTAA
- the hisS gene encoding histidine--tRNA ligase — MATPFIKPRVPRGMRDILPEQMIRRQYVIGVIRDVFEEFGFEPLQTPALELSEVLTGKYGPDAEKLIYQAGHVGGKEDISLRYDLSVPLCRLIAMYPQLPKPFKRYQIDPVWRAERPQKGRYRQFFQCDADTVGSESMLADAENVTLVYRVLTRLGFKQFEININDRKLITGIGQFAGVPTEQLGGLYRSIDKLDKIGLAGVSTELAENQIPEPVIEKLLALLEVEGDTATVLNALNAQLGDSEAAREGISELEELIGYLTTLGVPEEFYKVNVAMVRGLEYYTGPIYETVVEEPKIGSITGGGRYDELIGSFSKQGYPATGTSFGIERIIDVMEEFDMFPSAVGKTVTQVLVTVFDADLAQESLKVATLLRQNGIRAEVYSRPARMSAQIKYADTKGIPYAVILGSDEVEAGTVAIRDLSNRTQHIVPRGEVAEHIQEWTSL, encoded by the coding sequence ATGGCAACCCCATTCATTAAACCGCGCGTCCCGCGCGGGATGCGAGACATCTTACCTGAACAGATGATCCGTAGGCAGTACGTTATAGGTGTCATTCGTGACGTGTTTGAGGAATTTGGTTTTGAACCTTTGCAGACCCCTGCCCTCGAATTATCGGAAGTACTCACAGGCAAATACGGACCGGATGCGGAGAAGCTTATCTATCAGGCAGGACACGTCGGTGGCAAGGAGGACATTTCCCTCCGCTATGATCTTTCGGTGCCGCTTTGCCGACTTATCGCTATGTATCCACAACTCCCGAAACCGTTTAAGCGATACCAGATTGATCCGGTCTGGCGCGCCGAGCGTCCACAAAAGGGACGTTACCGCCAATTCTTCCAGTGTGATGCAGATACGGTCGGCAGCGAGAGTATGCTCGCTGATGCCGAAAACGTCACGCTCGTCTATCGGGTGCTAACACGTCTCGGTTTTAAGCAATTTGAGATTAATATCAATGACCGGAAACTCATCACTGGCATCGGACAATTCGCTGGCGTGCCAACTGAACAACTTGGGGGTCTCTATCGCTCTATTGATAAACTGGATAAGATTGGGTTAGCCGGGGTTAGCACCGAATTAGCGGAAAACCAGATACCGGAGCCTGTTATTGAGAAACTCCTTGCCTTGCTTGAGGTTGAAGGCGATACAGCGACAGTACTGAATGCGCTCAATGCGCAACTCGGTGATTCTGAAGCCGCGCGAGAGGGCATCTCGGAATTGGAGGAACTGATCGGTTATCTCACAACGCTCGGTGTTCCCGAAGAATTTTATAAAGTGAACGTTGCGATGGTGCGCGGCTTGGAATACTATACCGGTCCGATCTATGAGACCGTCGTCGAAGAACCGAAAATCGGGAGTATCACCGGTGGCGGTCGATACGATGAACTCATCGGCAGTTTCAGCAAACAGGGTTACCCCGCGACCGGTACCAGTTTCGGGATTGAGCGGATCATTGACGTGATGGAAGAATTTGATATGTTCCCATCCGCAGTCGGAAAAACGGTAACGCAGGTGTTAGTGACTGTTTTCGATGCCGATCTGGCGCAGGAATCCTTGAAAGTCGCGACGCTTCTGCGTCAAAATGGTATTCGTGCAGAGGTTTACTCCCGCCCGGCGCGCATGAGCGCACAGATAAAATATGCGGATACCAAAGGCATTCCGTATGCTGTTATCCTCGGTTCGGATGAAGTAGAGGCAGGCACAGTCGCAATCCGAGATCTCTCGAATAGAACGCAGCACATCGTCCCACGCGGTGAAGTTGCTGAACACATCCAAGAATGGACAAGTCTGTAA
- the hisG gene encoding ATP phosphoribosyltransferase, which translates to MQTESQRTLNLLLPKGSLQSETLELFQRAGYELNGYTETDRSYRATFRDDNEFQIKISRPQEIPVYVGMDDFYDLGITGQDWVEETDSDVEEILPLAYGHIDIILAVREEREDINTFEDLINLAVGDILISTEYLNIAEKYILEKTENKVAPTILTPWKRLNTPGSYQSPITLMLSFGATEGKPPEEADAIIDNSTASRRTIKANALKEIERLRESESTLIANPKALRDAWKREKIEAFKQALQKGLRRRRSQALPGHI; encoded by the coding sequence ATGCAAACGGAATCACAACGGACGCTGAATCTACTTTTACCGAAAGGGAGCCTACAATCAGAGACCCTTGAACTGTTTCAGCGTGCCGGTTACGAACTCAACGGTTACACCGAAACTGACAGATCTTATCGCGCGACCTTCCGCGATGATAACGAATTTCAGATCAAGATTTCGCGTCCACAAGAGATCCCGGTCTATGTCGGCATGGATGACTTCTATGATTTAGGGATTACGGGTCAAGATTGGGTTGAAGAGACGGATTCAGACGTTGAAGAGATTTTGCCTCTGGCATATGGACACATCGATATTATTCTGGCTGTTCGTGAAGAACGAGAAGATATCAACACATTTGAGGATTTGATAAACCTCGCGGTTGGAGACATCCTCATTTCTACGGAATATTTGAATATCGCCGAGAAATATATCCTTGAAAAGACAGAAAATAAGGTTGCGCCGACGATTTTAACACCGTGGAAGCGGCTTAATACGCCTGGCTCTTACCAGTCTCCCATCACGCTCATGCTGTCTTTTGGGGCAACTGAGGGAAAACCGCCTGAAGAAGCCGATGCTATCATCGACAATTCGACAGCATCACGGCGTACAATCAAAGCGAATGCACTCAAAGAGATTGAACGCTTACGCGAATCCGAATCTACCCTTATTGCCAATCCGAAGGCACTCAGGGACGCATGGAAGCGGGAAAAGATTGAAGCATTCAAGCAGGCACTCCAGAAAGGTTTGCGGAGACGACGGAGCCAAGCACTTCCCGGACACATTTAA
- a CDS encoding ATP phosphoribosyltransferase regulatory subunit, with amino-acid sequence MEKFDKPAGTNDFLPEQMAQRNFVENIVRETFETYGYAQVQTPLFESFALLSAQVGEEIRHKMFTFVGSDRVDYALRPELTAPVCRLIANGDLKDLPYPYKLYYIGQCVRQEPITDGIKVKREFRQAGVELVGPASAHADAEIIAIPIRILEKLNISQRKLRIGNTRVFREIFKQVALDTKDHGEIIWDIDHLVRLRNESYLWDLETLQDALNMLRRSQGSDYQGAYKIEVSEVQELTENTAPTYAEKLPAIAEETYKARWLRYFNVSEETAQRCIDVSKICGDKKTVMAAWETLLGDTAKTARQELIALCDCLENYDITDFEINLGITRGFDFYTGTVFQIELSEKGLSLCGGGRYDGLIASFGGPPTPGAGFAFQFDALVEAFADTGKATGNGRRDYFIATETLEQTSEAQRLAETLRREGKNVEVDLMERDFQAQRDYANRLNYDYLLRFTADDSMYLIHLRTGDTEKTTVTDLL; translated from the coding sequence ATGGAGAAATTTGATAAACCTGCCGGGACGAATGACTTTCTACCCGAGCAGATGGCTCAGCGAAATTTCGTTGAAAATATCGTTCGCGAAACCTTTGAAACCTACGGATACGCCCAGGTTCAGACTCCACTGTTTGAATCCTTCGCACTTCTGTCAGCACAAGTTGGCGAAGAGATCCGTCACAAAATGTTTACGTTCGTCGGTTCGGATCGGGTAGATTATGCCTTAAGACCTGAGTTGACGGCACCTGTCTGCCGACTCATTGCCAATGGGGACCTAAAAGACCTTCCTTATCCGTATAAACTCTACTACATCGGGCAGTGTGTCCGACAGGAACCGATCACTGATGGCATCAAAGTCAAGCGGGAATTCCGACAGGCAGGGGTTGAACTCGTTGGGCCGGCTTCCGCCCATGCAGACGCTGAAATCATTGCGATTCCGATCCGAATCCTTGAGAAGCTCAACATTTCACAGAGAAAATTAAGAATCGGCAATACAAGGGTTTTCCGCGAGATTTTCAAACAGGTCGCGCTGGATACTAAGGATCACGGTGAAATTATATGGGACATTGACCACCTCGTTCGTCTCCGTAACGAGAGCTATCTATGGGACCTGGAAACGCTTCAAGACGCGCTGAATATGCTGCGTCGGTCGCAAGGATCTGACTACCAAGGTGCTTATAAAATAGAGGTTTCCGAAGTTCAAGAACTGACCGAAAATACTGCGCCGACTTATGCAGAAAAACTACCAGCAATTGCCGAGGAAACCTATAAAGCACGGTGGCTCCGCTATTTCAATGTTTCTGAAGAGACTGCCCAGCGTTGTATAGATGTTTCAAAGATTTGTGGTGATAAGAAAACTGTCATGGCAGCGTGGGAGACGCTTCTCGGCGACACTGCCAAAACAGCACGTCAAGAACTCATAGCACTTTGCGACTGTTTAGAAAACTACGATATTACAGACTTTGAAATCAATTTGGGTATCACGCGCGGGTTTGATTTCTATACCGGCACAGTTTTCCAGATTGAATTGTCTGAAAAAGGTTTATCACTCTGTGGTGGCGGGAGATACGATGGTCTCATCGCGTCTTTTGGCGGTCCACCGACACCGGGTGCTGGGTTTGCGTTCCAATTTGACGCGCTTGTAGAGGCGTTTGCCGACACAGGAAAGGCAACAGGTAACGGAAGAAGAGACTATTTTATTGCAACGGAAACTTTGGAACAGACTTCGGAAGCGCAACGCCTCGCTGAAACCCTGCGAAGAGAAGGTAAGAACGTGGAAGTGGATTTAATGGAACGTGATTTCCAAGCCCAGCGGGATTACGCCAACCGATTGAATTACGATTATCTGCTCCGCTTCACTGCAGATGATTCAATGTACTTGATTCACCTCAGAACTGGCGACACAGAAAAAACTACTGTTACCGATCTCCTTTAG
- a CDS encoding cohesin domain-containing protein, producing the protein MKQFFRRNLLFFFLVLGTCLSFTKMGYGQALVYVGFEQTEPLAVGEQVNVNIQIMDAQDVSGYELTVGFDPTALRYVESMNADYLPVDVFIIPPIVTNEAVHLVATSKAGAASESEGTLATLTFEVVEVKDSTIKLVDVILSDSAGMPLAIVTKNGRITTIELPPIGDVNEDGRVNILDLTLVASNLAAEAPTNPRVDVNEDGIVNILDLVLVAQHLDAIRSSSVSDVRVIPVSPEEIPIDFPGTINFYAEKQAIQEIYTEFYNAFNDFDIKAVQETFDSANIVFGIIFAGNEPVPLAVGWNDVKTNILGLWVGIGTKGVKWGQNDRLSDFWIRYKGSKLEASAIGYNCYKGSFPGETHLYLLKDPEDGWKIHELDSVTENNLGIFGFHKGNPRLKDKGNFFTTEKDKAP; encoded by the coding sequence ATGAAACAGTTTTTCAGGAGGAATCTACTTTTTTTCTTCCTTGTGTTAGGGACGTGTCTAAGTTTTACAAAGATGGGTTACGGTCAGGCCCTCGTGTATGTAGGATTTGAACAAACTGAACCGCTTGCAGTTGGTGAGCAGGTAAACGTGAATATTCAGATAATGGACGCTCAAGATGTTTCCGGGTACGAACTGACCGTGGGTTTTGATCCAACCGCGCTCCGTTATGTTGAAAGTATGAATGCGGATTATCTGCCAGTGGATGTCTTTATTATCCCACCTATAGTTACTAATGAAGCAGTCCATCTCGTAGCGACATCGAAAGCAGGTGCTGCTTCCGAAAGCGAAGGTACACTTGCCACGTTAACTTTTGAGGTGGTTGAGGTCAAAGATTCTACTATTAAATTAGTGGATGTGATACTCTCCGATAGTGCAGGAATGCCATTGGCAATCGTAACTAAGAATGGACGCATTACGACAATTGAGTTACCTCCAATCGGAGATGTCAATGAAGATGGAAGAGTGAACATTCTGGATTTAACGTTGGTCGCAAGTAACCTCGCGGCAGAGGCACCAACGAATCCGCGCGTGGATGTCAATGAAGATGGAATTGTTAATATCTTAGACTTAGTGTTGGTGGCACAACATCTTGATGCTATTAGAAGTAGTAGCGTGTCTGATGTCAGAGTTATTCCTGTTAGTCCTGAAGAGATTCCTATTGATTTTCCGGGAACTATCAACTTTTATGCCGAAAAACAGGCGATTCAAGAAATCTACACTGAATTCTATAACGCCTTTAACGACTTTGATATCAAAGCCGTTCAAGAGACCTTTGATAGCGCGAACATTGTCTTCGGAATCATCTTTGCCGGAAATGAACCCGTGCCTTTAGCCGTAGGCTGGAACGATGTCAAAACCAATATCTTAGGTTTATGGGTGGGCATCGGCACAAAAGGTGTCAAATGGGGACAGAATGATAGGCTGTCAGATTTTTGGATTCGCTATAAGGGGAGCAAGTTAGAAGCCAGTGCGATAGGCTACAACTGTTACAAAGGCTCATTCCCAGGGGAAACACACCTCTATTTGCTGAAAGATCCCGAAGATGGGTGGAAAATTCATGAGTTAGATAGCGTCACCGAAAACAATCTTGGCATATTCGGTTTTCACAAAGGCAACCCGCGGCTTAAGGATAAAGGTAATTTCTTTACGACAGAAAAGGACAAAGCCCCATAA
- a CDS encoding sugar phosphate isomerase/epimerase, with the protein MLTVCYDPYAGTLGRFTRAEIFDLVAEAGYEGINIPVHSGFLGELSTAEIDDAVNLAEKHGLVAPTIGFGNHILTTPARKAEALQHFEIVLGVARRFNADVIGVWVNPSEGVSREASLDALADNLSQMVDPCRENGMKIALEFEKGCPLDNYREGIQFIEDTGLPVYLTCDTYHLFNDGAEPHAAAHAMQACLGDVHVSGSNRGEPGGGVFDFETFAGGLKEIGFSGPLVVQYKMEDIASIARSCEFTQRFRAMIQA; encoded by the coding sequence ATGTTAACTGTCTGTTACGATCCTTACGCTGGTACATTAGGCAGGTTTACGCGTGCCGAGATTTTTGATCTCGTCGCCGAAGCAGGCTATGAAGGTATCAATATTCCTGTACATTCCGGTTTTCTGGGTGAACTTTCCACGGCGGAAATAGACGATGCGGTGAACCTTGCCGAAAAACATGGGCTTGTCGCGCCGACAATTGGCTTCGGCAATCATATTTTGACAACACCCGCCCGAAAAGCCGAGGCGTTGCAACATTTTGAGATAGTGCTTGGTGTCGCCCGTCGATTCAACGCCGATGTCATCGGTGTGTGGGTGAACCCATCAGAAGGTGTGTCCCGAGAAGCGTCTCTGGACGCACTTGCCGATAACCTCTCACAGATGGTAGACCCCTGCCGTGAAAACGGAATGAAGATCGCGCTTGAGTTTGAGAAGGGATGCCCGCTTGATAACTATCGCGAAGGTATTCAATTCATTGAGGACACAGGATTACCGGTCTATTTGACGTGCGATACGTATCACCTTTTCAACGATGGTGCGGAACCACACGCAGCGGCACACGCGATGCAGGCATGCCTCGGTGATGTACATGTATCCGGAAGCAACCGTGGTGAACCCGGTGGCGGTGTTTTTGATTTTGAGACGTTCGCAGGGGGCTTGAAAGAAATTGGTTTTTCCGGTCCGCTGGTCGTCCAATATAAGATGGAAGATATAGCGAGCATCGCGCGCAGTTGCGAATTTACCCAAAGATTTCGAGCGATGATACAAGCATAG
- a CDS encoding zeta toxin family protein: MPVQTGPAKRLLQLNISAIQRSLYISVPMQSPKDWYPVRRRWTASKFKPGRLFIREIHALIEAGTDFIVEVTLAGKGFVRTISELKRAGYTITIVFIFLKSPETSVARVRNRVQAGGHHVPTEDVVRRFYRSKHNFWYTYRHLVDEWHLFYNSAEHPQEVASGEGDKVTVINNDFFELFMQDIPNGGT; this comes from the coding sequence TTGCCGGTCCAAACGGGTCCGGCAAAACGACTTTTGCAGCTGAATATCTCCGCAATTCAGAGGTCACTGTATATATCGGTGCCGATGCAATCGCCGAAAGATTGGTATCCCGTACGGAGGAGATGGACAGCGTCAAAATTCAAGCCTGGACGACTCTTCATAAGAGAGATCCACGCGCTGATTGAAGCGGGGACAGATTTTATTGTAGAGGTGACGCTTGCAGGAAAAGGATTTGTAAGAACTATTTCTGAATTAAAACGTGCTGGCTATACGATCACCATCGTCTTTATTTTTCTTAAATCCCCTGAAACAAGCGTTGCTCGTGTGCGGAATCGTGTGCAGGCAGGTGGACACCATGTACCAACGGAAGATGTCGTGCGTCGGTTTTATCGGAGCAAGCACAACTTTTGGTATACCTATAGACATCTCGTAGATGAGTGGCATCTATTCTACAATTCTGCTGAACATCCCCAGGAAGTCGCTTCTGGTGAAGGAGACAAAGTTACGGTAATAAACAATGACTTCTTTGAACTGTTTATGCAAGACATTCCCAATGGAGGGACATAA
- a CDS encoding anaerobic sulfatase maturase, with product MVQHSTPRAFHVMTKPIGPICNLDCEYCFYLDKEKLYPETRSFRMDDEVLENYVKQYIEAQEVNEVTFAWQGGEPTLMGVDFFRQAIRYQQKYRRPGMQIQNSFQTNATLLDDEWGEFFKRNKFLIGVSIDGPPETHDKYRYDKRGRPSSEQVIRGLRILQKHQVDYNILCVVNKHNAEYPKEVYSYFKELGAEFMQFIPAVENFGGKNVSPRSVTARQYGKFLCAIFDEWVVNDIGRIFVQIFDVALEAWLGYNPSLCVFNETCGDALAIEHNGDLYSCDHFVTPDYHVGNIEENTIAEMVDSTFQRKFGTDKRDTLPEYCRSCEVKFVCNGGCPKNRFIKTPTGEDGLNYLCAGYKQFFNHIDEPMKMMASALQAGRPANSIMPILRQRREEKAQVNTPITAQASQKIGRNSPCPCGSGRKYKQCCLNKK from the coding sequence ATGGTTCAACACAGCACACCGCGCGCATTTCATGTGATGACAAAGCCCATCGGGCCGATATGCAATCTGGATTGCGAATACTGCTTCTATCTTGATAAAGAAAAACTCTACCCAGAAACGCGATCCTTTCGGATGGATGATGAGGTCTTGGAGAATTACGTTAAACAGTACATTGAAGCACAAGAAGTCAATGAGGTTACATTCGCATGGCAAGGCGGTGAACCCACACTCATGGGTGTAGACTTCTTCCGACAAGCGATCCGATACCAGCAGAAATACCGCCGTCCCGGTATGCAGATCCAGAATTCCTTTCAGACAAACGCCACACTCCTTGACGATGAATGGGGAGAATTTTTCAAACGTAACAAATTCTTGATCGGCGTGAGCATCGATGGACCGCCAGAGACTCATGATAAATATCGCTACGACAAACGCGGTCGTCCGTCGTCCGAGCAGGTCATCCGAGGCCTACGCATCTTACAGAAACACCAAGTTGACTATAATATACTGTGTGTTGTCAATAAACACAACGCTGAGTATCCGAAGGAAGTCTATAGTTACTTCAAAGAGCTTGGTGCGGAGTTTATGCAGTTTATCCCCGCAGTTGAGAATTTCGGCGGAAAGAACGTGTCCCCACGTTCTGTCACAGCACGACAGTACGGTAAATTCCTCTGCGCGATTTTCGATGAGTGGGTGGTAAACGACATCGGCAGAATTTTTGTGCAGATTTTCGATGTCGCGCTTGAGGCATGGTTGGGCTATAACCCAAGCCTCTGTGTCTTCAATGAAACCTGCGGCGACGCACTCGCAATCGAACATAACGGTGACCTCTACTCCTGTGACCATTTCGTTACGCCTGACTACCACGTCGGAAACATTGAAGAGAACACTATCGCGGAGATGGTAGATTCAACGTTCCAACGCAAATTCGGCACGGATAAGCGGGACACGCTCCCTGAATACTGCCGCAGCTGCGAAGTGAAGTTTGTCTGTAATGGCGGCTGTCCGAAAAACCGTTTTATCAAAACGCCTACGGGTGAAGATGGTTTGAACTATCTCTGCGCTGGCTATAAACAGTTTTTCAATCATATTGATGAACCGATGAAGATGATGGCTTCTGCACTACAAGCGGGACGACCGGCGAACAGCATCATGCCTATCCTACGGCAGCGTCGGGAAGAAAAAGCACAAGTTAATACGCCGATAACCGCACAAGCCTCACAGAAAATCGGACGGAACTCACCGTGTCCATGTGGTAGTGGTCGGAAATATAAGCAGTGTTGTCTGAACAAGAAGTAA
- a CDS encoding LamG domain-containing protein, with the protein MKLLTSSIVLLLCLCAISLALEEDDPAIVGVWLFEGDVKDASGNGNDGKIVGNFKFENGKFGKAVVAGGGGSIDVQDSKSLQSVSEELTVAAWFRVDADSDTGVRKNGAYLLEDQSGGEPIPDGFSFRVWTANGITPGFYGKTELEQGKWHHVAGTYDGLNVEMYVDGEPESKKGALDAAKADWKPEWGGKVAAGQVLQLKFGPESFTGGIDEIVILSRALEADEIQQLLNGWEDAFPVEPEGKLATTWGRVKAAR; encoded by the coding sequence ATGAAATTACTAACCTCAAGCATTGTGTTACTCTTATGTCTTTGCGCCATTTCATTAGCATTGGAAGAGGATGATCCCGCGATTGTTGGGGTGTGGCTCTTTGAAGGCGATGTTAAAGATGCATCAGGCAACGGTAATGATGGAAAGATTGTCGGCAATTTTAAATTTGAGAACGGTAAATTTGGTAAGGCAGTCGTCGCAGGTGGCGGCGGCAGTATTGATGTCCAAGATTCAAAAAGCCTCCAAAGCGTCAGTGAAGAATTGACTGTGGCTGCTTGGTTCCGAGTCGATGCCGACTCAGATACTGGTGTCAGGAAAAATGGTGCTTATTTGCTGGAAGATCAGTCTGGTGGCGAACCAATACCTGACGGCTTCTCATTCAGAGTTTGGACAGCTAATGGGATTACACCCGGATTCTACGGCAAAACAGAACTGGAACAGGGAAAGTGGCACCATGTTGCTGGAACGTACGACGGCTTAAATGTTGAAATGTACGTTGATGGTGAACCCGAAAGTAAAAAAGGCGCGTTGGATGCCGCCAAGGCAGATTGGAAACCGGAGTGGGGTGGCAAGGTCGCAGCGGGTCAGGTGCTCCAACTCAAATTCGGGCCAGAGTCCTTTACCGGTGGCATTGACGAGATTGTCATTCTCAGTCGCGCCCTTGAGGCAGATGAGATTCAGCAGCTCCTGAACGGTTGGGAAGATGCTTTCCCCGTTGAACCGGAAGGAAAATTGGCAACGACGTGGGGAAGAGTGAAAGCTGCCCGATAA
- a CDS encoding type II toxin-antitoxin system HicB family antitoxin — translation MRKLQYPFNISKLPDEEGGGYLIEFPDLPGCISDGETIDEAIANGKDALFCWVETAKQYGDEVPQPCSPFGR, via the coding sequence ATGAGGAAACTCCAATATCCATTTAATATAAGCAAATTGCCTGATGAAGAAGGGGGTGGCTACCTAATTGAATTTCCTGACTTGCCAGGTTGTATTTCTGATGGAGAAACAATTGACGAAGCGATAGCTAATGGAAAAGACGCGCTTTTCTGCTGGGTAGAAACAGCAAAACAATACGGCGATGAAGTGCCTCAGCCTTGCTCACCCTTCGGACGATAA
- a CDS encoding histone deacetylase: MTQKTGFAYHPDYLNHDTGPGHPERPDRLRASLAALQQSSVWDQLHQIEPTSASVKQIAYAHNPAYSEHIRQHCEREIPLTYDTTVGFESFDIALLSTGGVLRAANAVITGTVKNAFAMVRPPGHHATPGQSMGFCLFNNIAITARYLQREHGIGKVAIVDWDVHHGNGTQDIFYEDESVFFFSIHQSPLYPGTGSSRERGSGKAHGTTLNVPMPAGSGDAEYVKVFTDVLIPALRDFSPEVLLISAGFDAHYLDPLAGTELTADGFATLTDLMLELAEETASGSVVSALEGGYSLEGVSESVVAHVERLAKEQG, from the coding sequence ATGACACAAAAAACAGGTTTCGCCTATCATCCAGACTACTTGAATCATGACACCGGTCCGGGACATCCTGAACGACCGGATCGGTTACGGGCAAGTTTGGCAGCACTTCAACAGAGCAGTGTATGGGATCAATTGCACCAGATTGAACCGACCTCAGCAAGCGTTAAACAAATCGCTTACGCCCATAACCCTGCCTATAGTGAGCATATCCGACAACACTGTGAACGAGAAATCCCGCTCACTTACGACACCACCGTCGGATTTGAATCGTTTGATATTGCGTTGCTTTCAACAGGCGGTGTCCTACGTGCAGCAAATGCAGTCATAACAGGCACAGTCAAAAACGCTTTTGCGATGGTACGTCCGCCGGGCCACCACGCCACACCTGGGCAGAGTATGGGATTTTGTCTATTCAATAACATCGCGATTACGGCGCGCTATCTCCAACGGGAACACGGTATCGGGAAAGTCGCAATTGTTGATTGGGATGTCCATCACGGCAACGGCACACAGGACATTTTCTATGAAGATGAATCCGTCTTCTTCTTTTCTATCCACCAATCGCCACTCTACCCGGGTACGGGTTCAAGTCGCGAGCGCGGTAGCGGAAAAGCACATGGTACGACCCTAAACGTCCCAATGCCCGCTGGAAGTGGCGATGCCGAATACGTCAAAGTCTTTACGGATGTTCTCATCCCGGCACTCCGAGATTTCTCGCCAGAGGTGTTATTAATCTCAGCAGGTTTTGATGCACACTACCTCGATCCACTTGCTGGAACTGAACTCACAGCAGACGGATTCGCCACACTCACGGATTTGATGCTTGAACTTGCCGAGGAAACTGCATCGGGGAGCGTTGTTTCTGCGTTAGAAGGTGGATATAGTTTAGAAGGAGTATCCGAGTCCGTTGTGGCGCATGTCGAGCGATTAGCGAAGGAACAGGGTTGA